In Helianthus annuus cultivar XRQ/B chromosome 3, HanXRQr2.0-SUNRISE, whole genome shotgun sequence, a single window of DNA contains:
- the LOC110887949 gene encoding uncharacterized protein LOC110887949, translated as MAMFSTFLYFSSVAVIHVLINIETLPMNSTSCFISLPSVAGFMSLNMEQHPGFLLLNMEQQIEDATMDKAVKVASMDNSFLSPIVCKPTNESDKEIDDVEFEASNGGHKDIPSSIEDS; from the exons ATGGCCATGTTCTCCACCTTCCTATATTTTAGCTCCGTTGCAGTTATACATGTGCTTATAAATATTGAAACCTTGCCGATGAATAGTACATCCTGCTTTATTTCTTTACCTTCTGTCGCTGGGTTTATGTCGCTGAACATGGAGCAGCATCCTGGGTTTTTGTTGCTGAACATGGAGCAGCAGATTGAAGATGCAACAATGGATAAAGCTGTTAAA GTTGCATCAATGGACAACTCCTTCCTTAGCCCAATCGTGTGTAAACCTACAAATGAATCGGATAAG GAAATTGATGACGTGGAGTTTGAGGCATCGAATGGTGGTCACAAAGACATTCCATCCAGTATCGAGGATAGCTAG